TCAATTACAACTACCTTTCTTCATGAAGTGCCAGTTTTTACAGAGGATTTGCTCCTTGCGACTGTATTTGGAGGAATCGTTCTTGGGGCTGGCGTGGGGATAGTCATCCGTTACGGAGGCTCATTAGACGGAACAGAGATACTCGCAATCCTCGCGAATAGAAGATTGCCCTTTTCAGTTGGTGAAGTCATCATGTTTTTTAATATTTTTATTTTTGGAACAGCAGGATTTGTGTTTGGTTGGGATCGTGCGATGTATTCCATTCTCGCCTATTTCATCGCTTTTAAAACCATCGATGTTGTCATTGCTGGACTGGATGAATCAAAAGCAGCGTGGATCATCAGTGATCAGCATAACGAAATTGGTGAAGCAATCCTCGCCCGTCTCGGCCGTGGTGTAACTTATTTAAAGGGTGAAGGAGCATATACGGGGGATGACAAAAAAGTGATATTCTGTGTTATTA
The nucleotide sequence above comes from Mesobacillus jeotgali. Encoded proteins:
- a CDS encoding YitT family protein, with the translated sequence MNSSQGSALIQHQHKGITKTKLAKRIFFIILGAVLMGVGIEEFLVPNKILDGGIVGISIILSHLTGWRLGLFIFVLNIPFFFIGYKQIGKTFALSTLLGITVLSITTTFLHEVPVFTEDLLLATVFGGIVLGAGVGIVIRYGGSLDGTEILAILANRRLPFSVGEVIMFFNIFIFGTAGFVFGWDRAMYSILAYFIAFKTIDVVIAGLDESKAAWIISDQHNEIGEAILARLGRGVTYLKGEGAYTGDDKKVIFCVITRLEEAKLKSIVEELDETAFLAVGNIAEVRGGRFKKRNIH